A genomic segment from Gracilimonas sediminicola encodes:
- a CDS encoding acyl-CoA dehydrogenase family protein — protein MDFQKFLKNYKQKLFDIFSQSSEAEENTLVRGIEESTLKEIMDLSPLGAFIPSEYGGYGGHTAEALAMLEASSYESLPLSLMMGINGALFLQPVANYANEEVKKDIFNRVINSNKLGGLMITEPDFGSDALKMQTSYQKIGDDTYKIEGTKHWGGLTGMADYWLITARNMNDKGDLGRDISFFIHDTRNGGIEVEEYYNNLGLYMLPYGKNKIDIKVDESHKLQPKSTGVTMMLDLLHRSRLQFPGMGMGFLRRMMDEAMEHCKERFVGGQSLINYDQVKSRLSEIQAYFTVCSAMCNFTSSNIPLEKNTSRMDLEANAIKALVTDYMQRASQSLLQLKGAMGYRLDSIAGRSVIDSRPFQIFEGSNDILYQQISESVLKMMRKLKNNNLHDFLSEFHLTSRSSEYFKERLNFELDPKMPQRKLVELGRALGRIISMEFTLNLGDQGFNNELIQNAIKTLQDEVNTIMQTYKYGGNADVVEEYKMDSSWFKLSMVNA, from the coding sequence ATGGATTTCCAAAAATTCCTGAAAAACTACAAACAAAAGCTATTCGATATTTTTTCACAGAGTAGTGAAGCGGAAGAAAATACACTGGTACGAGGAATTGAAGAATCCACGTTAAAAGAGATTATGGATTTATCTCCTCTGGGTGCTTTTATCCCATCTGAATACGGTGGTTATGGCGGGCATACTGCTGAAGCACTCGCAATGCTGGAAGCCAGCTCTTATGAGTCTTTACCTTTGTCCCTTATGATGGGAATAAACGGAGCATTATTTCTTCAGCCTGTTGCAAACTATGCAAATGAAGAGGTAAAGAAAGATATTTTCAATCGTGTAATAAATTCCAATAAGTTGGGTGGGTTAATGATTACCGAGCCTGATTTTGGTTCTGATGCATTGAAGATGCAAACCTCCTATCAGAAAATCGGCGATGATACCTACAAAATAGAAGGCACCAAACACTGGGGTGGGCTTACCGGTATGGCAGATTACTGGTTGATCACAGCACGAAATATGAACGACAAAGGCGACTTGGGCCGGGATATATCTTTCTTTATACACGATACCCGAAATGGAGGTATTGAAGTAGAAGAATACTACAACAATCTTGGACTTTACATGCTGCCTTATGGCAAAAACAAAATTGATATAAAAGTTGATGAATCTCACAAGCTCCAGCCCAAGAGCACAGGAGTTACCATGATGCTGGACCTTCTTCACCGAAGCCGGCTTCAGTTTCCCGGAATGGGGATGGGTTTCCTTCGTCGTATGATGGATGAAGCCATGGAGCATTGCAAGGAAAGGTTCGTAGGTGGACAAAGCCTGATCAATTACGATCAGGTTAAAAGCCGGCTTTCTGAAATTCAGGCTTATTTTACAGTCTGTTCAGCTATGTGCAACTTTACCAGTTCTAACATTCCGTTAGAAAAAAATACCTCCAGAATGGATCTGGAGGCCAATGCTATTAAGGCACTTGTCACGGATTACATGCAACGGGCATCACAATCACTGTTACAACTGAAAGGAGCTATGGGCTACCGATTGGATAGCATTGCCGGCCGTTCGGTTATTGACAGCCGGCCGTTTCAAATTTTTGAAGGATCTAATGACATTCTCTATCAACAAATCAGTGAGTCGGTGTTGAAGATGATGCGAAAGCTGAAAAACAATAATCTTCATGATTTCCTAAGTGAATTCCACCTCACTTCACGCTCTTCGGAATATTTTAAAGAGCGATTGAACTTCGAGCTTGATCCAAAAATGCCACAACGTAAGTTGGTAGAACTTGGCAGAGCATTAGGCCGCATTATTTCTATGGAATTTACACTCAACCTTGGAGATCAGGGATTTAATAATGAACTGATTCAAAATGCTATCAAAACGTTACAGGATGAAGTTAACACTATCATGCAAACGTATAAGTATGGTGGCAATGCTGATGTGGTGGAAGAGTATAAAATGGACAGTTCCTGGTTTAAACTTTCAATGGTGAATGCCTGA